The Xenopus tropicalis strain Nigerian chromosome 2, UCB_Xtro_10.0, whole genome shotgun sequence genome window below encodes:
- the acy3 gene encoding N-acyl-aromatic-L-amino acid amidohydrolase (carboxylate-forming): MSPTVQCGAVSQVVVVGGTHGNEMSGVCLAKHWLQDPSELHRKSFTAEVLLANPIAVERCVRYIDRDLNRSFSHELLSASGSESDSYEAKRAREIYQKYGPKQSSLNFVIDLHNTTSNMGTTFLLFKGDNFALHLANYLQTKCVDPSFPCHILLIDIPEGGHVHLQSMGKHSVSLELGPQPQGVARADVLTRMRALVNCSLDFLDLFNQGTEFPSFETDVHQVLYRADFPRNEDGEIEAVIHSELQDKDYLPLKPGDPIFQRLNGEDILYNGEKQIYPVFINEAAYYEKKVAFIATEKTHCLVPALKVQN; the protein is encoded by the exons ATGAGCCCTACTGTCCAGTGTGGTGCTGTTTCCCAAGTGGTGGTTGTTGGTGGAACACATGGCAATGAGATGTCAGGAGTCTGTCTGGCTAAACACTGGCTTCAGGACCCTTCAGAACTGCATAGAAAATCCTTTACTGCTGAGGTATTGTTAGCAAATCCTATTGCAGTGGAACGCTGTGTACGCTATATAGACAGGGACCTCAACCGTTCCTTTTCACATGAACTCCTAAG TGCCTCAGGTTCTGAAAGTGATTCTTACGAGGCAAAGCGGGCGAGGGAGATATATCAGAAATATGGACCAAAGCAATCCTCTTTAAATTTTGTTATTGATCTTCACAACACAACATCCAACATGGGCACAACATTTCTACTCTTTAAGGGAGACAATTTTGCATTGCATTTGGCAAACTACTTGCAG aCTAAATGTGTTGATCCTTCTTTCCCATGTCACATCCTCCTCATCGACATCCCAGAAGGAGGGCATGTTCACCTGCAGAGTATGGGAAAGCATTCAGTAA GTTTGGAGCTAGGCCCCCAGCCTCAAGGAGTGGCAAGGGCTGATGTTCTTACAAGAATGAGGGCGCTTGTGAACTGCAGCTTGGATTTCCTTGACCTTTTTAACCAGG GCACCGAGTTTCCCAGTTTTGAAACAGATGTGCACCAAGTTTTGTACAGGGCTGATTTTCCCCGTAATGAAGATGGAGAAATAGAGGCTGTTATCCACTCAGAGTTGCAG gATAAAGACTACCTTCCTCTGAAGCCAGGTGATCCCATCTTCCAAAGGCTGAATGGAGAGGACATATTGTATAATGGAGAGAAACAAATCTACCCTGTATTTATTAATGAGGCAGcatattatgaaaaaaaagttgctttcaTTGCAACTGAAAAAACCCATTGTCTTGTCCCTGCTCTCAAGGTCCAGAATTAG